A stretch of Rhododendron vialii isolate Sample 1 chromosome 4a, ASM3025357v1 DNA encodes these proteins:
- the LOC131321699 gene encoding PRA1 family protein B4-like, with the protein MASSSPAILPISNPQTTTTTTTNASTAPIATPAFRAFLSNITDTVRHGFSQRRPWYELVDRSAFSKPDSLSDATHRIRRNYSYFRVNYLSCLAAVLAVSLLTNPFALLALLTLLAAWIYLYLFRPSDSPLVILGRSFSDTETLGLLILSSVVVVFLTSVGSVLISALMVGIAIICAHGAFRAPEDLFLDEPEGAPAAGFLSFLSGPAASNASAVAARG; encoded by the coding sequence ATGGCTTCCTCCTCCCCAGCAATCCTCCCAATCTCAAACccccaaaccaccaccaccaccaccaccaacgcCTCCACCGCCCCCATCGCCACCCCAGCCTTCCGCGCCTTCCTCTCCAACATCACCGACACCGTCCGCCACGGCTTCTCCCAGCGCCGCCCCTGGTACGAACTCGTCGACCGCTCCGCTTTCTCCAAGCCCGACTCCCTCTCCGACGCCACCCACCGCATCCGCAGGAACTACTCCTACTTCCGCGTCAACTACCTCTCCTGTCTCGCCGCCGTCCTCGCCGTCTCCCTCCTCACCAACCCCTTCGCCCTCTTAGCCCTCCTCACCCTCCTCGCCGCCTGGATCTACCTCTACCTATTCCGCCCCTCCGATTCCCCCCTCGTCATTCTCGGCCGCTCCTTCTCCGACACCGAAACCCTAGGCCTCCTTATCCTCTCCAGCGTCGTCGTGGTCTTCCTCACCAGCGTCGGATCCGTACTCATCTCCGCCCTCATGGTTGGAATAGCTATAATTTGCGCTCACGGCGCTTTTAGGGCTCCCGAGGACCTGTTCCTCGACGAGCCGGAAGGTGCTCCTGCCGCCGGATTCCTCTCCTTCCTCTCCGGTCCTGCTGCCTCGAACGCTTCCGCCGTCGCGGCGCGCGGTTAA